One Lycium barbarum isolate Lr01 chromosome 5, ASM1917538v2, whole genome shotgun sequence genomic window carries:
- the LOC132642136 gene encoding probable 2' cyclic ADP-D-ribose synthase BdTIR: protein MQRSIPSSSSSAKNVCNQILRLGRQLEPVKNRAPCDVFINHRGIDTKRNVAGLLYEHIRNNLGLRPFLDSKNMKPGDKLFDKIDPAIRHCKIGMAIFSPQYCDSYFCLHELSLMMESKKRIIPVFCDVKPSELAVKDLNINFPKRDLEKFNLALEEAKYTVGLTFDTLKGDWSDFLVKASDAIMKNLYEVEREKFIHRKKYVVRQQILHSYL from the exons ATGCAACGTTCAATACCATCTTCTTCCTCTTCAGCCAAAAATGTGTGCAACCAAATTCTCCGGTTGGGGCGACAATTGGAACCGGTGAAAAATCGGGCTCCATGCGACGTGTTCATTAACCACAGGGGAATCGACACGAAGAGAAATGTTGCGGGCTTGCTATACGAACATATTAGAAATAATCTTGGGCTTAGGCCATTTTTGGACAGCAAGAACATGAAGCCTGGTGACAAATTGTTCGATAAAATCGACCCTGCGATCCGCCATTGCAAGATTGGGATGGCTATTTTTTCACCTCAGTATTGTGATTCTTATTTTTGCTTGCATGAGTTGTCTCTGATGATGGAATCGAAGAAGAGGATTATACCAGTTTTTTGTGATGTAAAGCCTTCTGAGCTTGCTGTCAAGGACTTGAATATTAATTTTCCAAAGAGGGATTTGGAGAAATTTAACTTGGCTCTTGAGGAGGCAAAATACACGGTTGGGCTCACATTCGATACCTTAAAAGG GGACTGGTCGGATTTCCTGGTGAAAGCTTCGGATGCAATAATGAAGAACTTGTACGAGGTAGAAAGAGAGAAGTTCATCCATAGAAAGAAATATGTTGTTCGACAACAAATTTTGCACAGCTATTTGTAA
- the LOC132642135 gene encoding uncharacterized protein LOC132642135, producing MDAWVLLRDIFQDHQTSRAVTLKQEFTTTRMEDFPNASVYCQRLKSLADQLKNVGALVTNSRLVLQLVSGLNEAYKGVGTQIRHAKSLLPFTEARSSLVLEERELAAMVSHGSGSAMVASVDDTPLPSDKHKLTPREPKKFPRPKFGNWP from the coding sequence ATGGACGCTTGGGTTCTCTTGCGTGATATCTTCCAAGATCATCAAACTTCTCGTGCGGTGACTCTCAAACAAGAATTCACGACGACTCGTATGGAGGATTTTCCCAATGCCTCCGTCTATTGTCAACGTCTCAAGAGCCTTGCAGATCAACTGAAAAACGTTGGGGCTCTCGTGACGAATAGCCGCCTTGTCCTTCAACTGGTCTCGGGTCTTAATGAAGCGTACAAAGGGGTTGGGACACAAATTCGCCATGCAAAATCGCTTCTCCCATTCACAGAGGCTCGGTCTTCCCTTGTTTTGGAAGAACGTGAACTTGCGGCAATGGTGTCTCACGGGTCTGGTTCGGCTATGGTGGCCTCGGTCGACGACACTCCACTGCCCTCAGACAAACACAAGCTCACGCCGAGGGAACCCAAAAAATTCCCGCGGCCAAAATTCGGGAACTGGCCGTAA